A window of the Alnus glutinosa chromosome 4, dhAlnGlut1.1, whole genome shotgun sequence genome harbors these coding sequences:
- the LOC133866580 gene encoding GEM-like protein 4, whose amino-acid sequence MQKDTRHDQPYQASLPLISARAENSTAEAVPTRARSEFYHYLSAMKTSLQQHVIGVPISSAAFLFERSTTRYLPDLSGQYNLPSHKHGSPSCKQSRVRSILSRMNKLGKKADRFTHGVREHVRLAPKITESLKGKLSLGARILQVGGMEKVFKQLFDVREGEKLFKASQCYLSTTTGPIAGLLFISTDKIAFCSEKPIKISCPSGEFSRIHYKVLIPLRKIKTVNQSENVKKPSQKYIDIVTVDNFEFWFMGFIDYQRAFKYLQQVITQ is encoded by the exons ATGCAGAAGGATACAAGGCATGATCAACCTTACCAAGCCTCACTTCCCCTGATTTCTGCCAGAGCAGAAAATTCTACAGCAGAAGCTGTTCCAACTAGAGCTAGAAGTGAATTTTACCACTACTTATCAGCCATGAAAACCTCCCTTCAGCAACATGTAATTGGAGTTCCAATTAGCTCAGCAGCATTCCTATTTGAGAGGTCTACAACTAGATACTTACCTGATCTTTCTGGCCAATACAATCTTCCATCTCATAAACATGGGTCTCCTTCATGCAAACAGA GTAGAGTACGTTCAATTCTTAGTAGGATGAACAAGCTTGGGAAAAAAGCAGACAGGTTTACGCATGGAGTCAGAGAGCATG TCCGGCTGGCACCCAAAATCACTGAAAGTTTGAAGGGGAAGTTGAGCTTGGGGGCTAGAATTCTTCAAGTAGGTGGGATGGAGAAAGTCTTCAAGCAGTTATTTGATGTTAGAGAAGGAGAGAAACTGTTTAAGGCTTCTCAATGCTACTTGTCAACCACAACCGGCCCTATAGCAGGTCTCCTCTTCATCTCCACAGACAAGATTGCTTTTTGCAGTGAGAAACCCATCAAAATCTCTTGCCCAAGTGGAGAATTCAGCAGAATACATTACAAG GTCTTGATCCCACTAAGAAAGATAAAGACAGTCAACCAAAGTGAGAATGTGAAGAAGCCTTCGCAGAAGTACATAGATATAGTTACCGTAGATAATTTCGAGTTTTGGTTTATGGGTTTCATAGATTATCAGAGAGCTTTCAAATATCTTCAGCAAGTAATCACTCAATAG